One Sporosarcina sp. FSL W8-0480 genomic window, TGTCTTTTATCCCCCCCTCACTTCTGAGGAAACACAAAGCAGTCTGACCTCTTTGTCCGTATAGTTGTACCAGTAATGCGGACGAGTGGAGTCCATCATGATCGATTCGGAAGGACCTAATTCGTATACTTGATCTTCAAGACGTACTGTGAGAGTTCCCTCAATGACATAGAGAAATTCCTGTCCGGGATGCGTTATAAGATTCCCCTCAATTTGCCCCGGCTTCAAGACAACGTATAACGGTGCAAAATCCCGCTTTGAAAGCGCCGTTCCAAGGTCTTTGTAGTAAATATGGTGAGCATCCATCCGCTGTTCCATTATCAAAGGACGATCTGAATCTGCCTCTTCCTCCTCGAAAAAGTAACTTGGATTCACTCCAAATACGACTGAAATCTTCTTCAAGGATTCCAATGTTGCGGAACTTTTTCCTCTTTCCAACTGGGAAAGAAAACTAATGGAAAAGCCCGTTTTTTCCGCAAGTACCTTGAGTGTCATCCCTCTTTTTAATCTGATTTCTTTAATCTTTTTCCCCAATTGTTCAATTGCCATTTTCGATTCTCCTAAATAATTCTATTGACAGAATATTATTATGAAACTATGATAGGCTTAATGTTATTGAAGTGGCACTTCAATTTAAAAAGTTAAGCGCTTTCATTTATTTTTTTTGTTTGACTTTGAAGTACTGCTTCAATTATATCAAAGGAGGAATGGGTTGTGGAGAAAAAAAAGTTAAACAGGGTATTGATTGCAAGTCTCGTAGGTAGTTCCATAGAATGGTTCGACTACTTCCTATATGGAACGGTAGCCGCATTAGTGTTCAACCAAATGTTTTTTGTCAATGAAGACCCGACAATCAGCTTATTATTGGCATATGCGTCATTCGCCCTTGCGTTCTT contains:
- a CDS encoding XRE family transcriptional regulator, producing MAIEQLGKKIKEIRLKRGMTLKVLAEKTGFSISFLSQLERGKSSATLESLKKISVVFGVNPSYFFEEEEADSDRPLIMEQRMDAHHIYYKDLGTALSKRDFAPLYVVLKPGQIEGNLITHPGQEFLYVIEGTLTVRLEDQVYELGPSESIMMDSTRPHYWYNYTDKEVRLLCVSSEVRGG